The region CCACCAGCAGGACCTTGGCCAGCATGAAGCGGATCAGGCCGCCGAACGGCCCGCTGGCCACGACCCGGTCGGCCAGCGCCGCGGCGCCCGGCACCGCGGGGGTGCTCCCCGGTCCCAGTTCCAGGGGGAGGGCGATGCCGGCCCGGCCGCCGTTGTTCCCCTTGAGGAACTGCAGGGCCGCCAGGGCGTCGCCATCATCCGCACAGAGGATGCACTGGAGCCGGTCCGCCAGGACCGCCTCCACGGCCGCCTCGAGCTCGGGCGGGGCCTCGACGGCATCGGCCACCACCCCGCTGAAACGGGAGCGGAGCCCCTCCTCCTTCATGAGCTTGCGCACCCCCTGGCCGTAGCCGGCAAACTGGCTCTCCAGCTCCCGCAGGGAGTGGAGGCGGGACGAACTGCGATTCAATTCGTCCCGCCGGGACTGCCAGCGCTTTTCCACCTCGGGCAGGCGCTGCCGCACCTCGGCCTCCTGCCCGCGCAGGGCGTTCAACGCCACCTGGAGCTGCTCCTGCTCCACCTGCGCCTCGGCCACCTGGGCATCCAGCGTGCCGGCACGCTGGCCGGCCAGTTCCCGGCGCTCCCGGAGTTGCAACTCTTCCCGGCGGTGCCGTTCGAACCGTTCCGCCAAGCCGGCCAGACGCTTCTGGGCCGTTTCGTAGCGGAATTTGTGCTGGGACGACTCGGCCAGGGCCGCGAACAGCTCCTTGCGCCGCGCCTCCTGCCGGCGGTTCAGTTCCTCCTCGGCCTGCTGGTGCCCGGCCAGCGCCTCCTCGGCCCGTTGCAGCTCCGCCTGCATGGCGGCGGCATCGCTGGTGGAGCCGTCCCGGCGCAATTGCAGCAACCCCCGGCGCTCGGAGCATTCGGCCAGGCGCTTCTCCCGCTCGCCCGCCTCGCCGCCGAGACGCTCCAGCCGCCCCTCCAGGGCGGCCAACTCCTTGCGCTGGAACATCACGCCGTTCTCGGCGGCGCTGAACTCGCTCCTGACCCGGAAGATGTCCTCCTGGGTCACGGCCAGGCGTTTCTCCGCCTCAACCAGCCGGAGCCGTCCCTCCTCCACCTGGGATTCCCCCAGGGCCGCCCCGGCGAACGCCGTGCGGATTCGTTCGTTGAGCGCCGCCAACTCGCGCTCGGCCTCGCCGCGCCGGACCTGGGTGTCGCGGTATTCGCGCCCTACGAAGAGCAGTTCGATCTCCCGCAGTTCGTCCCGGTACGTGCGGAAATTCTCCGCCTTTTTCGCCTGGCGCTGCAACGAGGCCAACTGCCGCCGGATCTCCCCCAGCACGTCGTTCAGGCGGGAGAGGTTCTGGCGGGTCCCCTCGATCTTCTTCAGGGCCAGATTCTTGCGCGACTTGAACTTGGTGACCCCGGCCGCCTCCTCGATCAGAAAGCGGCGTTCCTCCGGCCGGGAATGGAGGATCATGCCGATCTTCCCCTGCTCGATGATCGAATAGGCGCGGGTGCCGACGCCGGTATCCATGAACAGTTCGGTGATGTCCAGCAGGCGGCAGGGGGTCTTGTTGATCAGGTACTCGCTCTCGCCGTCGCGATAGAGACGGCGGGTAAGCTGGATCTCGGCATAATCCAGGTATTTGGCCGGCGCCCGGCCGTCCTCGGTGGAGAAGACCAGGGACACCTCGGCCACCCCCAACTGCTTGCGGGTCTCGCTGCCGGCAAAGATCACGTCCTCCATGGCCTTGCCGCGCAGGTTCTTGGCCGACTGTTCGCCCATGCACCAGCGGATGGCGTCCACGATATTGGACTTGCCGCAGCCGTTGGGGCCGACCACGCCGGTCACCGCCTGCTGGAAGTCCAGCGCCACCTTGTCGGCGAAGGACTTGAAGCCGGATATTTCGAGCCGTTTGATTTTCATGGGGGTGGTTACTGTATCAGAGGGGATGAAACTCTGTCCAGCGGGATGTTTCAGAGACGCTCCGGGGAGTTACTCCCGCCGCATCCAGGGGCCCCCGAAACCTCTGAGTCCTTTTTCGAACAGGTCCTGGATCTGGTTTTTGGGGTGGCCGGAGAACAATAAGGGGACAGGCACCAATTACTCTTTCCTTTTACGCCCCTTCGGCCACCCTCTTCGCCTTAATGTGGATTCTAGTCCCAATCTTACGCAAATCTCATTTATCCAGTTTTCATGTCCGAAAGATGCCTGCCGATTGACGCTGTTTCTTACCTTCTCAATTTCTGTGTCGGTGAGTGGCGTGTCCACGAATGTAGACCAATCCTCGGGTAAGGGGAACGGCAGACGATCAGGCTGCAACTCTTTAGAGTCAGTATTACGCACTTGGTGCGATGACCACGCCCATTGTGCAGCCGTCGGAGATAACATTGCCCTTACAGGGTTTCCTTCTATGTATCGGGCTATCGTCAAGAGGTGCTCATTACCTTGGACGATAAAACTCTTGTATCTGCCTTGCCACAGATGACCGCTGGTTCCGTAATGTTTGTGATAACGGCGAACATGGGTCGTCATGACCCACTGCATCCATTTATTTAACTGAGTTGCCTCTTCCGGTTGAACGAGCAGGTGAAAATGATTTGGCATCAAACACCAGGCTAGAACCTTGACGCTGTATTTCTGGCGAGCTCCTAGTAACACATCAAGGAAGGCACTATAGTCCCCTTCCTTGTGAAAGACCTGCTGCCTGCCGTTTCCACGATTGATCACGTGATAGTAGCAGTTATTAGCTAATGCTCTGGCTGATCTTGGCATCTATCCTTTTCCAATAGCACAATTTGGTGCCTGTCCCCTTATTGCTCTCCAGCGAATAAATTTCTTGTACATGAGATGAGACGTTTGTGGTCTCCATTCTCAAAATCTTCGAGTCCTAAGGCAATAGAATCAATTGCATTATTTAAAATGCTCATAAATTTATCCTTGATTCCTCTTCAACGTGGTCGAGGCGCACCGGCGAAGCGTAGCGGAGACCGAGTGCCGCCGAGTGGTTGGGCATCATTTGATTCAAGTTGAGCAATCTCTACTTCTTATTGACAGGAAACAGTTTCCCGCCGATGGCAGTATTATGAGTAACATGGTATACAAAACGTTTTGCGCCCTCGTGGGCTCCGTGACTATCTTCCCAGTTGTCACCCCAGTTCTCTACGGTTTTTAGAGGATCATCGTAATCGGCTGGATATTCCAGGAAGTCGTAAATCGCTATGACTGATTTTGCTGCAAGTGGCACAATGTTTGATTGAGGCGTGGTTTGGTCAATTGAGATTCCGTAGACATTTGTTGTTTGTGACACTTCCTTAGCTACATCGTCCAACGGCCTTACAACGTCCCAATTCTGTACTCCGTAGAAGAATTGAGGTGGTAATGGGTTTCGGTTATGAGTCTTGGGATCGTAAATTGATAGCGCCAAATAAAGTTTATGGCGGATTTTCTCCTCTGTTAGTCGATATGCCACTTGATATTCTTTAACCGTTATGGATTCCCCAAGATTTCTAGCTCGGAGAAGGTCTCTCGCAGCTCTTATCCAAGTTACTCTGTCATTGTTTTGATCTTTTAGCATGTCATAAACTTCTTCGAGCCCCAACTTAGCTTGTTCGAAAAAGAACAACGACCTTTTATCAGTATCTTCTGCATCCTGTCTTGACTTCTGGTTATTAAACTGTTCGTAAGTTATAGAAATTGTCCAAAGAACACCAAGGAATGTCAGAAATGCTAGAATTGGATTCGTCGTACCACCAAGGAAATCGCCGAATTGGCCCCATATTTCTTGATCTTCAAATATTGCTGTTCCAAAAGTTTTCACATAAAAACCAATGGCAGCAACGACGATAACAAATCCTATGAAAGCTAACGCGTATAATTTACTCCTGTAATGCCACTTCTCAATCTTACCCCACAGCGACATCCTGATTCCTTTCTTGATTTTAAATTTCCTGCACAACGGGCATGGCTTTGACCTGCCGGGTTTTCGGGCAGGTCGTAAGCCTTGTTGAGCACTATGCCGTATTGGGACGTAGTGCTAATTCTCTTTCCTTGGCAACAAATGCCAGCGCATCAGCTGTCACACTAGCTCCAACTTGCTTAATTTCATTTATGCAATCTTCTACAGGCTTTATGTCCTTTTTCGCCTTTACAGATAGACAGATAAGGGCGTGACCTGGGAAAACCATCCATCTTCTTAAAAGCTGGATCATTCTATCAGCAGAATAACCATCCTTCTTATTTACAAGCACATTCCCGGTTGCAAGAATGAATCTAAATCCTTGCAATGCGGCTTCATATGCAGGCTCAGGGAGATAGGCAATACGACTTGCAATCCAAATAAATGGTTCAAGGCGTTTATCCTCACCATCTGGCACGACGCGCTCACCGCCAATGTTTATCCATCTAACCTCTGGCGGTGCCGGCAGTGTCAGATTTTGTATATGTAGAAGCATCGCGGCAGATAATGCCAAATCTTTAAGGGCCTCACCGATAAGCTTGCTGTATGTTTTCTCTTTTGGGTCTATAAGTCTGCGGCCAAGGCGACAAAGAACCTGACCTAACGGGTAAAACATGGGAGAGGGGCCAGACGCCGATGGGTCAAAATCTGGAAAAGATGAATCTCCCTTTATAGCTATTTCTCTGGCTTCATGAATCGCGCCCAAAAAAAGGCTGAAATCGGTGCTCGCGAAATACGTTAAGACATCTTCAGCTGCGGAAATTACAGATGCAGTTTGAACTGAATCAGAGATGCCAGTTCGCTGCCTACCACTTGTTTCACACTCGCCACCTAGCCGCAGGAGTGCGAGGAAAGCCTGTCGAGCTGCAAAAAAATCACCCTCTTCAATAGCAGCAATTTTTGCAAGGTTCTTTAGCTTTATCCCATTTGGACGGTTATGCTTCTCCAAGTTAGCTAGTTCGCGATCGTAGGCCTCAAAAATACTCCCAACAAGGTAACCAGACGAGTTGTATTGAACTTTATTTTCGCATGAAGAGCCATTTGTGGAGGGGAATGCTATTTGTAGATCTTGTTTTTGCACAACCCCAAGGAGATTGTCTCTGTAATGTTTGACTTCGTATGCAGTAATGTTTTTAGTTTGGCTTGTTCTTGAATCGTATTGGTTATGGTGTTCCAAGCACAGCCAAACTAGATTCTGCTTCTTGTTGTTTGCACGATTACCGTCAATGTGTGCTATTTGACCATTCTTAACGTTGGTATTCCCTTCAAGAAAAACGCACAAGCAGCACCTTCGCCTGCATTCAACAAGGACTTGTGTCTCTACCTGCGGCTCTATTTTCTTTCGCTGTTGATTCGCCATCATTTCTCCATACTTAGCTTCTGCTCAACGGGCTTGGCTTTGACCTGCCGGGTTTGCGGGCAGGTCCTAAGCCTTGTTAGAACCATATATCGCCTAAATGTTTTGTAAAACAGAGTGTTGCCCCTTTTTATTTTCTCCAAATTTAAGGCAATCAGCCATGAATATACTTTGACAACTTTTTTTGCTCCGTCTGTAGATCTTTCATTCCGAACCCGTATATGGCAAGGTACTCTGGACTGACCTTGGATTTCGCAAGATTCCAATTCAAAATCCTCATTAACACTCTTTCCAGAGTATACTTCAAATGCTCTCTTGCTATGATGAGTGTTCCAAATACATCATGATCAAGCGGGTCTCCATGAATGAGTTTGTTCCGAATATCAACGAGACCAACTGCATCGTTCTCTCCAAATACAGGCCATAAATCTGTGAGATAAATCGTGTACTTCTTACAGAAACTCTCGAATGCTTCCCTCAATGATACTCGATTCAATTCACCGAGTTTGTTGCAGATAGACTCCTGTTGGGCTACCGTCAGTTCTGGTTTTGTTGATTGTTTAATGCATTTTTTCAGATAGTTACGTAAATGCTTAAACTGGCCTGGAGATAAAACTAATTCAGCACCCTCTCTTCTCCTGAAATCGAGAATCAGTGTTTCAAGCCCTGCAAACATTGAAAGATATGAGGTCTCTAAAGAGTGTAGATCAGATGGGATCGCAGAGTGCAGAGCATTGCGAAGAGCCAATTTGTTTTCGTAATCTTGAAAGACTGGATAACAGCATTTCATGAAACTTTTGAAGTCTCGAATGTCCACAACCACGTCGTTTGAATTAACTTCCTTGTGAACATCTGGAAACGAGTAGTTTCCCCGATATAACTTGGTAATCGAATACTTATCGTGTGCAGTCCAACCTAAACATGCCGTTAGTCTCCGTGAAGCAACTGAAACAAGAAGTAGGAAATCATCGATATCTTCGAGAAGTTCATTCTTGATAGTGACCAACTCAACTGCTGGCATGTCTGTTTCGAAACGCGCAACAAGATGGGACCACTGTATCAGATCATTG is a window of Geobacter sp. FeAm09 DNA encoding:
- the smc gene encoding chromosome segregation protein SMC, coding for MKIKRLEISGFKSFADKVALDFQQAVTGVVGPNGCGKSNIVDAIRWCMGEQSAKNLRGKAMEDVIFAGSETRKQLGVAEVSLVFSTEDGRAPAKYLDYAEIQLTRRLYRDGESEYLINKTPCRLLDITELFMDTGVGTRAYSIIEQGKIGMILHSRPEERRFLIEEAAGVTKFKSRKNLALKKIEGTRQNLSRLNDVLGEIRRQLASLQRQAKKAENFRTYRDELREIELLFVGREYRDTQVRRGEAERELAALNERIRTAFAGAALGESQVEEGRLRLVEAEKRLAVTQEDIFRVRSEFSAAENGVMFQRKELAALEGRLERLGGEAGEREKRLAECSERRGLLQLRRDGSTSDAAAMQAELQRAEEALAGHQQAEEELNRRQEARRKELFAALAESSQHKFRYETAQKRLAGLAERFERHRREELQLRERRELAGQRAGTLDAQVAEAQVEQEQLQVALNALRGQEAEVRQRLPEVEKRWQSRRDELNRSSSRLHSLRELESQFAGYGQGVRKLMKEEGLRSRFSGVVADAVEAPPELEAAVEAVLADRLQCILCADDGDALAALQFLKGNNGGRAGIALPLELGPGSTPAVPGAAALADRVVASGPFGGLIRFMLAKVLLVDGIADAIRLARQHPELIFVTPDGDMAALGGIVTGGSAEQVQKGIIHKKREIKELEEAVAGLERETAALAGERDALRHRSLEVAEELKVTGSQVHQAELKRTGLAKDRQQTADEIARIEERLALQALETATLDEEREGLEAELKQSRERLGETDDVSRELEQEVGRLKEDLEARRKDLAGARERVTAIRVQTATLKEQHEAHLRDIADLERQVEELTRRLTADRLELEAGGGERLRLESAIATEAERLEGLVRRQAEAESLLAGVRSASEEAAAALAEAESRTKKAREESDAVRQLQAELNLRFSTLTMQAEHLERSVQENNRTSMAEVLERLAGVEFDEAARRARQVELQRLLDDMGEVNLLAIEECAGMEERFNFLSSQKNDLEESLRSLQQAIQRINRTTRQRFLETYNQVNATFQEVFPRLFCGGRAELRLTNEEDLLETGIDIIVQPPGKKLQNVTLLSGGEKALTAVALIFSIFLIKPTPFCLLDEVDAPLDDANIGRFNDMVREMSAVSQFIIITHNKATMQVADTLYGITMEEPGASRIVSVRLH
- a CDS encoding transposase: MPRSARALANNCYYHVINRGNGRQQVFHKEGDYSAFLDVLLGARQKYSVKVLAWCLMPNHFHLLVQPEEATQLNKWMQWVMTTHVRRYHKHYGTSGHLWQGRYKSFIVQGNEHLLTIARYIEGNPVRAMLSPTAAQWAWSSHQVRNTDSKELQPDRLPFPLPEDWSTFVDTPLTDTEIEKVRNSVNRQASFGHENWINEICVRLGLESTLRRRGWPKGRKRKE